In Corylus avellana chromosome ca8, CavTom2PMs-1.0, the genomic stretch TCTTCCATTTCTTAACAAAAATGAGAGCTGGGAACTCTTTAGGAAAAAGGTGTTTCAAAGAGGAACATGTCCTCTTGAATTAGAAACTATGGGGAGACAAATCGCAGAAGACTGTTGTGGTTTGCCTCTTTCAATTGTGGTATTAGCGGGCATTTTAGCAAAAAAAGAGAAGTCACTCCACATATGGTCGAAATTTGTTGGTGAAGTAACTAGTTTCCTAATTACTCGTGAAGAGGATACACCTAtttgccaaaaaatacttttcttgaGCTATAGTAATCTGCCTAGGCGCTTGAAACCATGCTTCCTATATTTTAGTATATACCCAGAAGACTTCGAGATCCCAATAAGGTCATTGATGCACCTGTGGGTAGCGGAGGGTTTCGTACAATACACTGGCCATAGATTCCCGGAGGATGTTGCTGAAATCTACTTGGAAGAGCTCATTgatcgaagcttgatccaagTGGCAAGTAGGAGGATAGATGGAGGAGTAAAGACATGCCGTATCCATGATCTTTTGCGAGAACTTTGCATATCAGAGAGTGCGAAAGAAAAGTTTGTTGAGGTTTATTCAGATTATCATTTATCAACGAGAAAATCAATATCCCGCAGATTATCGATCCAAGGTAACAGTGGCCGATACATGTCTTTAAACTCCTCTGTCCCTACACATGCTCGTTCTTTGTTCTTATTTGGGCAAACATCAAGGTCTGACCGTGTTACCTGGGCTTGGGTTAAAAGAAACTTCAAATTTCTTCGGGTGATTGATTTCGAGGGAGAAGCAATTTCAGAAGTAGACGTGCCCACATTGAATCCAACATTTATCCATTTGAGGTACCTGAAGATAATATACAATAGTGTTTTACCAGATTTCATTGTCAACCTTACGAATCTACAGACACTTCATATAGTTGCCCGTTTGATAGATCCTTGCGAGTCTGTATGTTTGCCGAAAGTGATATTTAAGCTGCAATCTTTAAGGAATCTGTATCTGCCGGAGTGGTGGACGTTACCTTGCGATTCAGAGGAAGCTCTAGGAAACCTCAAAGTCCTTTCCATGGTATCAATTGATTACCATAAAAACCGTAGTTTCCCTTCCGGACTGGACAAGTTTCCTAGGGTTAGGAAATTGAAAATACAAATTCTAGGGACGGCGATGCCTGAAATCAAAGAAATAGTTTCGTTTCCAAGCCTTCACCATTTAGCTCATCTTGAAATATTGAGAATTGTTAGTTGGGGAAATTTTCCTGGAATTTCGAATTCAATACCATGGAGAATCACCAAGCTAACCTTAATAGGTTTTACTTTCAGAGCCGGTGACAGCATGACAGTGCTGGGAAAGCTTCCCAATCTTCGGATACTGAAACTAGAAGAAGAAGGTCATGATTTATCTGATACTAGCATCCACGTCACTGCAGATTCGTTTCCTCAACTCCAAGTCCTCAAATTGAGTAATTTGGCATTGAAACATTGGAAACAGGAGACAGGTGCAATATCAAGGCTTAGGCATTTGGTTATCAACCGCTGCAAGCAATTTACTGGCGCACCAGAACTATTGAGTTTGACCACTTTGGGATCTGTGGAGGTGATACAGAGTCCAAGCTTGGCTACAATGATTCGTGAATTGCAGACGAGAGTTGGGTTTAAGCTACTGATCAAGGATTGAGAAAGCCTGCGCGCAGGTattcattcttttcctttttagttctattttcatttgaatACGTTACTCTTTACAtgggacaaaaaaataaaaaatcagaaagTCANNNNNNNNNNNNNNNNNNNNNNNNNNNNNNNNNNNNNNNNNNNNNNNNNNNNNNNNNNNNNNNNNNNNNNNNNNNNNNNNNNNNNNNNNNNNNNNNNNNNATGTTTACGAGCATTATTAATTTACAGTTTTGATCTGATTTTGGGTTGTTTTATACTTAATCCTAGATTTTTTTAAGCGGGCATTTCTAAAAGCTCAAAAGATGAGGTCCAAGAGATTATGGTGCACTGATTAACATTGGCATATAGATTGTCAAAACATCTATGGGCCGAGGCCCAAATACAACTTTTGTGAATCTGCTATCTTACTGACTTCTAATTAAGGAgacaaaattatatcaaaaaaattaacaaacagagTTAGTGTAGATATCTTTCCAAAATCGGTGACGTGAGCAATCGTGTTTCTGAAATTTGTGTGTTTTGGGAGAAATTGACTAGTGGTTAGAAATTTAGTTGGAAGATCTGTTAATGTTAAGAACATTATTAATTTAcactttttatctcatttttggTTGTCTTATACATAatcctatatttttttaagggaataTTTCTAAAAGCTCAAAAGATGAGGTTCAAGAGATTGAAGAAGATCCTGTTCCTTGTAACATGGGggtaaaatgataattttactttttgtttagACCATTTTATCCTCATGTTACAAGGAGAAAGAACGGGAGAAAATCTAGTTCTAACTTCTAAGAGACTATGGTGCACATGATTGAAATTTTCACCTACGGTCCCAAACAAACTATGCATACAACTTTTGTGTGTGCTGTCCCATTGtcttcttaaaaaaacaaaattatttcatgGGCCATTTGCAAACTCTAATGTCGCCCACCATTGATTTTCCTAGGAGCCTGTATGGAAAATTGGGTTtatgtttttatcttttataagTGTTTTCGAAAACAGAaatagaaaatcattttttatttttttgtttgctaaAAAAGAAACGTTTGAcaatttgttttcaaaaatggtTTCTGAAAACATAGAACAATGCAGAAGGCATTTGgacaattattttcaaaataaaaaaaaaacaatacataCTTCTGTTTTCAATTTTGTGATCTTTTTACCTATTAGGTGACTTGTAAACTGAATCAAACAACATTCAGTCTCAACATGACATTAAACCCACAGCAATAAACCAGCATATTTGGGGACAAACATTAAagtcaaaataacaaaaaccatAATCATGCCGCAATTAATAGCCTCCACATTTACCATAAACTTATACAAAAGACGACAACATCACATTTATTGTGGGTCCAAGACTTACACTTTCAAGCTTCTCTTAAACCCCTAATTATTATCCCACTGAATGACATCTTTCGAGCTatcattaagttgataatgTCCGATTTTTCATACTCCACGTGAAAAATTAATTGCAAGAAAGAGGAGTAGGGATATTCTCTAATGAGGGCTGCTAGATATCCCAAAAtcttttccaaatgatgtggAAAGCACTATCTTGGAAAGGAGTGAgagacaaaagagagagaatgagaattttttaaagaaaaaaatgcttgcCACATTATTTGAGAAGCATTTTGGGAAGAATCTCTTGGAATATCTAGCATTATCCTTGTCTAATTGCTACAATTTTCACTCATTTATTTATCAATAATTTTTCCCCGTATTTGCAACCATTAGATGACCCCCATCTGTATATGCTTCACCACCAAAAGGCTCCAACTGTTGTTTGCATTGTCCTGTAATGTAGCCATTGTTTTGTTGGTCATGAATTATTATAGCTCAGGAGTTCTGGCAAT encodes the following:
- the LOC132191100 gene encoding putative disease resistance RPP13-like protein 3, whose translation is MADSVVAVLIEYLSGLLKDEANFLDGVEDRVNSLIAELSFINIFLKNSEGKRNDEIVKEVVRQIRDVSYEAEDVIDSFMNQVAEHRRRSAMGRIIHSPFLANMRRNVGRKIVGIKEKINEIYNNKERYGIERAEATVNTVEEEAIHKHRREVEEDDVVGFVHDSTTLVEQLTNWDPKLDVISIIGMGGLGKTTLAKKIYNKLRVTRHFNCHVWVYVSQDFGTKELLLKILKELAQLRIKFEDKSVDELKEELVKYLKEKRYLIVMDDIWTTEVWDEVRSAFPDISNGSRILITSRNKEVASHASLTPPYFLPFLNKNESWELFRKKVFQRGTCPLELETMGRQIAEDCCGLPLSIVVLAGILAKKEKSLHIWSKFVGEVTSFLITREEDTPICQKILFLSYSNLPRRLKPCFLYFSIYPEDFEIPIRSLMHLWVAEGFVQYTGHRFPEDVAEIYLEELIDRSLIQVASRRIDGGVKTCRIHDLLRELCISESAKEKFVEVYSDYHLSTRKSISRRLSIQGNSGRYMSLNSSVPTHARSLFLFGQTSRSDRVTWAWVKRNFKFLRVIDFEGEAISEVDVPTLNPTFIHLRYLKIIYNSVLPDFIVNLTNLQTLHIVARLIDPCESVCLPKVIFKLQSLRNLYLPEWWTLPCDSEEALGNLKVLSMVSIDYHKNRSFPSGLDKFPRVRKLKIQILGTAMPEIKEIVSFPSLHHLAHLEILRIVSWGNFPGISNSIPWRITKLTLIGFTFRAGDSMTVLGKLPNLRILKLEEEGHDLSDTSIHVTADSFPQLQVLKLSNLALKHWKQETGAISRLRHLVINRCKQFTGAPELLSLTTLGSVEVIQSPSLATMIRELQTRVGFKLLIKD